CTAACTTCTTGATCATAAATACTATGCAAATATGGATGACCAATTTATATCAAAATGATATTTAGTTATTACTAGTAAAAGGAAGAAAGAATCaatttttcttctatttttcAGTGGCTCAGGTGGTTGACCACATTCACTGGACCAGCTTtgttggttattattattattaatattatttaatattattattatttcatactaAATAGCAATTCTTTACTTTGGTCATTACCAGTAAAATGAAGAAAGACATTCTTTACCCCAATGACTCAGGTGGTGGGGATTAAAGTATGTCAGCAAAagtgtctgtttgtttgtacaTGATGTTTAGAAATTTGTGGAACATTTGATCTCCCAACACTGGAcgagaaaaaagttacaaatcaTTAACTTAAAATAGAGTGGAAACTGACCCACAGTGCTCTGTAGCAATAGAACCATGCTGCGTCATGCTAATGGATCTGTTTGtctttttggtttgtttgtttatttgttggtTTATTATGCTCatgcataagaaaaaaaaatatttttaacaaagcaGTGATTCAACATGATTATAACATGTATGCTAAAGGTATTAAATTATtgcctttatatatatatatatatatatatatatatatatatagctaaaTGTTTAATTGTCTTTTCCTCattaaactaaagttaaaaaaaaaaaacaactatgtACAACTATATGACTCTgtcatcaataataattttgtattggCTTTGCAATGTCAACATGACATGGTACACTTGTCTCTACCTATTTATGTACATGAGCATGTACTCAACATTAAGATGGACACATTGATCAGTCCCTGCAAAATTTACGGTTTGTTCTGAGTCACACGGTGAGTAAGAGAGGGGCGGAGGTAGCTCTTATTTGTATAGTGGACCGTTATCTCCATCTCTGAGCAGGACCTTGATCGGATAAATATCCTGCAGCAGTCAACAGTCACTCACAATCTCAAGGGACCAGACAATTGTAGGTCCAACATGGCCTCGTTCATGCGTGTGGCTGTTTCAATCCTTCTGCTGTCCACATTAACATCAGCGGTGAGcaacataaaaatcttattttattgtaaaaaccCTTTTTGAAAAAACTAATTGTCTTTTCTATCTTTTATCACCTTAAGCAAAGGGGGGACTATTCACCACCACAAGATGCGTGTAACCCAAATGATGGGTTTGTAAGTACAGATTGTCTTCTCTGGATTGTTTCAAataatgcatttgcatttaagaAGCTGGTAACAGTCACTGTTTTAACAGCAGCTCTGCATTCTCTGTTCCTCAGGGGATATACTGCCCCACCACATGTGGAGTCGCTGATTACCTGCAGAGGTACAAGCCTAATATGGACAGAGAGCTGGATCAAATGGAACAAGATCTGGAGGATATTGCCAACTTAACCAAAGGAGCGCAGGACAAAGTGGTCTACTTGAGAGACACAGAAACACAAGCACAAAAACAAGCACCAGGTAGCACAATTTATCATTAAttataaagtgaaaaaaaaaaatctttaaagcaAAATGGTCTCACATGATTTCTCAGGTGCTTTTTAGAAGCTGTTTTTGGAGTAATGGaggtttcttttatttaaaaaaaaaaaagaaaaaggagaaAACCTTTttcaaatactaataaaaagtaaagaaaataaaagaaatattattcTTTTCAATGATTTTTTATTCTCTCAATGCGGCATAATATCAGGACAGTTGAAATACCATTAACTTTTTTATGCTTCCCAAAGCATGCTTATCATTGAATAGCCATATTCAGGTCTTTGTATGTATAAActgcttttttaaagtaaatgtgaaactttgtttaatttttgtctttttgttagATACATACATCAAAAAGTCTACAAGCATGCTTGATGATATACTGCGATTTGAGAAGAGCATTCTCGCTCAGGAAGATCAATTATAGTaagcatttttcatttatactacttgttttaaaaatggtCATAGTTTATTAAATGTCATAATATTAATCTAtagtcttttaaaatgtatctgtTTTTGTGTTCCCCCCTCCCCAGTCAACTGCAGTCAATCCTACAGGCTAATGAGAAAAGAATAACCGATTTAAAGCAGATGTCTCTCCAGCTGGACCAGATATGCAAAGAGCCCTGCAAAGACACTGTGGAGATTCAGTCAGTCACAGGCAAAGGTAAAATCagccattttaaacattttaatgacagctGACACACTCAATTTACTGTACGTAAGATTAGACAACTGAagtatgtgtacattttcccCAGACTGTCAGGACATTGCAAATAAGGGTGGTAAGGTCAGTGGCCTCTACTATGTGAAACCAGCCAGGGCTCCTGAGGCGTTCCTGGTGTACTGTGAGATAGACAGCTTTGGACGTGGATGGACTGTACTTCAGAGGGTACGTAGCAGAACAATGCACAGAGACACAATTTACTTTAAGAAAATGTAGGGATGTacgaaattatgaaattattattgtatCAGCTAAAAATTTGCAATCAGTGCATTACTAAGAAATAAGAAGCCTCCTGTGCTGGTTGATGCTAGTTCAAATCGGGTAGGACCAGCAGTGTTGGTGCCGTGACCCATATGGGGCTGAGGTTTAGGGAGGGTGAGTGTAACGTAGTCTAGCTAGTAAAACTTCACTCCCCTCATTAGGCCACTAAAGACTAACTGTGATCTTTAACGTACTTGTTAGCACACCATTGACACTAGTTACAACGGCATGCAGCTTTATTGATCAAAattcatttcatgtttttcagAGACGTGATGGCAGTGTTGACTTCAACAAAAACTGGGTTCAGTATAAGGAAGGTTTTGGATACCTCTCACCAGATGACAAAACAGAGTTCTGGCTGGGGAATGAGAAGATTCATCTGTTGTCTGTTCAGTCCAGCGTGCCTTATATACTGAGGATAGAGATGGTCGATTGGGATGGCAACAAAAAGTAATGAACCATGGAAAACTTATTATCTTACTCTAATATTGTACAATTTTAGCTTTGAATTTCACAAGTGGAGCTCACAAATCACCTTATCTTTACGTTCACACACTCGGTAGACCAGGAGTGCCCAATCCTACTCTTGGAGATCAACCTTCCTACAAAGTTTGTCTTCAACCATAATCAAATGCACCTGAACCAGCTACTTATGATCTTTAGGAACATTGCAGAGAGGTTTGTTGGAGCAGGGTTGACACTGAACTCAACAGGAAGATAGATTTTCAGGAACAGGATTGGGCACCCCTATGGTAGACACTTATATCAAAACTGGCTTGCATCGCATCATACATTTCATGAGTATATGtgttccctgggaatcaaatgCATGACCTTCACGTTACTATGACCATGTTCTatggcagtggttctcaactccagtccaaTCACTGCTCTATGGCTTATGAGTTACTGGAATAATTCTGATGTCAAAACTGAGCAAGAATTATTCATGAATTCCCAATGTAGAAGTTTTTCTTATCTGCATTCGTCAAACAGGACTTTACTCTGCTACCAAAATTGATTCTTGCCAAGTCACATTGCACGACCCTTTCAGTCAAATCAAACATGCTGCTGAACATTAGGGCGCACAACAATCAATAGGAGTGTTTGTCTTAAATTTACCTTGTTAAACTTGTTTTCTTAGGTATGCTGACTACGCCACTTTCAAACTTGGACCAGAAGTTGATGCATACCGCTTGACGTATGCTTATTACTTTGGTGGAGATGCTGGTGATGCCTTTGACGGTTATGACTTCGGAGATGATCCCAGTGACAAATTCTACACATCTCATAATGGCATGCAGTTCAGTACACCTGACAAAGACAACGACAAGTTCCATCAAAACTGTGCCTCGGAGGAAGGCTCTGGCTGGTGGATGAACCGCTGCCATGCTGCTCATCTCAATGGAAAATACTACCAGGGTAAATCCTTCTTCAGAGGAGATGTAAGAAAAAGTAAATACTACACATGCAGGAATCTTTTTGCTAATGTATTGTTTCTGTCTTCACAGGTGGCAAGTACACAGAGAAGGACACACAGAATGGATATGACAACGGCATTATCTGGGCCACATGGCACAGTCGCTGGTATTCTCTGAAGGAGACCACCATGAAGATCATTCCCATCAACAGAATCGGTGTCGATGGCCAGCACAGTGGTGCCAAGCAGTTTGGAGGCCTAGGagacatttaaacactttaccAAAGCTCCCACCACCACCATTGTTCTGAGCTTTCATATTGTTTTTGTGAAGCTAAAAGTACATGGGAATGACAGTTTCAAGTGAGTGTAAACATCTGTCAGTTGGTTTCTGATATTTTCCATTCTACACATATTAATTCAGCAAAAGCTTCATACACAAGTCATATTGGTACAACTCACTGCAAGTGGTCTAACATTGCACTgtcaatgaatgaataaaattcTCTGTCTTTTGTAAATGAAAGGTATTCTGTAGTCCTCTTTACTTAAATATTGTGAGAACTGGCAATGCAGGTCaggtaaaaattaaaacagttagTATATTACAAAGGTACACAAATAGATACATGGAATCTTTATAACAAGGTTACATTTAATTGCCATAAATTATGCATAACGTCAAGCAGCTAACACTAAAACAAAACCTTAACCCTAAACCTATAATAAGTAGATtataaataactataataagaacaaagacacattaaaataaagtgtccaaaaaaaggggaaaaaaactagAGTCCTGCTTTTTATTTTCCTGTTACACAGCTCAATTCCTTACAACCTGATAGATCGAAGTAGGAAAACAGAAGTGAGAAACCGTATTatgataaaatgttattattaagaatttttattataaaactatatagacaccCACCCTGTTAAAATGTGAGCACGGGAGTGCATCAGCGTTGTTATTCAGGttttgtgtgggtgtgttgaCCTCTGTGTAGGGGTTAGATGGTCAGTAAGTCAATATTGCCCCACTATCATGACAGAACACTGCCATGGGGGTGAACAGGCTGCACTCCAAGCTCCCTGATGTAAGAATATTTCATCATCTGTACTGTGGTGCATCAATCATTAAATACTGAGTCAGCTATTTCAACACAGGAAAGTGCCTTCCTGTTggtgttgtattttttattcacatataaagCAGACAGACAATTagtgattataatttttttttttcaattttccaTCATGCAACactatcagtctttaaatgaaaatgtgtgaaTGGCTTGTTTTCATtaagtttaataaaatgaaatttgcttaaaattaatttacattgaagtcatccaaaatgtttgtgtctTCATTAGAACAGCTTTGGAGAAAATTACCATTACATCacatgctcaccaatggatcctctccagagaatgggtgccgtcacaaTGAAAGTCCaaagagctgataaaaaaaaacttaataatcCACTAGTAATCAAGTTAATTAATTAACGTTATGTGATGTGcaaagctgcatgtttgcaatacacaaatccatcattaacaCATTTTCACTTTAAACCTTTGCTAAAATATAgactttctccagtgaaaaagttgtctcatctgaatcaggagagaaatcagaAACACAATCAGCtgtctcattctgacagcacccatttactgcagaggatccactggtgagccggtgatgtttttatgaatttaaatttcttaaaatattttaccataATTCATTTACCATTTCTTTAATAGTAATTGGTTTTTGAATCTTACCTATTATGAGTCCATCGGTAGAGATATACCTGTAGTTTGTGTCAGAATCAGAAATATTGCTGCATTGTGATATTTATCATCACTGTTTTTGCTTAGTAACATCATATTAGGGGTAACCTGTCAGGCCAAGgagtaaatttaaatatattagtagcagtagccaaaaatatatcatgtgggtcaaaattatctatttttcttttatgccaaaaatcattaggatattaagtgaagatcatgttccatgaagatattttgtaaatttcctaccgcaaatatatcaaaaacattttgattagtaatatgcattgctaagaacttaatttggacaaatttaaagcagattttttcaatattttattttatttatttatttattttgcaccctcagattccagattttcaaatagttgtatgtgatgtataaatctcagtttcaaaaaatggacccttatgactggttttgtgatccagggtcatgTATGAGTGATTATATCCATGCTTTTTACATATCTCATTCCAAATCTTGCTGCACATTATTTCACCCAACTTTTGAGTGCCAGAATTTAagttgagaaaaaaatctgtgagTGAAAATTGACTCTTTTAGACATCCATTTTCCAAATCACTTGTCCTATTCAGGGTCACAGCCTCCTGGGCCATACACTTAAATATAAcagttctttattggcattgatggttccatgaagaaccttgaacatccatggaagctttcaaatgcagaaaaggttctttagatttgtAAGAAAAtgtttactgaaaggttctttggggaaccaaagaTGGTTCTTCTATGcaatcactgcaaaaacacccttgtGGAACCTTTATTCTTAAGAGTGTAGGCAGAGAAACACCCTATTCAGACAACAACACGCCcctgtttaaaattttaaagatcCAGTTATTAATTTTTGAAGCCTGACATACACTAACAGCAAAAAGACTGGACACACCTTCTTAttcaatgtgtttattttttccttattttttgattgtttttaacataataatactgAAGACAATGAAATTAAGTAATcaacaaaaatgtgttaaataacccagaatgttttatattttcgaTTCTTCAAAGTAGCCACCTTTTGCTTCAATGACAGCCTCACACACTCTTGACATTCTCTCAGTCAACCTTATGAGGTAGTCACCTGGAATGGTTTTCCAGCAATCTTGAAGGAGTTTCCAGAGGTGCTGAGAACTTGTTGGCTGCTTTTGCTTCACTCTCTGGTTCAACTCATCCCAAACCATCTCAGCTGGATTTATATCAGGTGATTGTGGAGGCCAGGTCATCAGGTGCAGCGCTCCATCACTCTCCTTCTTGGACAAATAGGTCTTTCATAACCTAGAGGTGTGTTTgaggtcattgtcctgttggaaaacAAATGATGGCCCCACTAAATGCAAAACAGATAGGATGCCATGTCACTGCAAAATGTTGAGATAGCCATGCTGGTTAAGTGTGCCCTCAATTTTGACTTAGTCACAAACAGTGTCACCAGCAAAGCACCCCCATACTATCACACCTCCTCCCCCATGCTTCACAGTGGGAACCACACAGTCACAGTAAACGGAACTGTCCGTTTACCCTCACTACATCTAACAAAGACATGGCAGTTAGAAAAATCCCAAATTTGCACTCAGATTTGCAATGTCCTTGTGTTCCTTGGCCCAAGCAAGTCTCTTCTGTAAGTTGTTCTTTCAAAGTAATGGTTTCTTTGCTGCATTTCAACCATGGAGGCTTGACTCACACAGTCTCCTATGAAAAGTGGATGTTAAAGTATGTCTGCCACTTGAACTTTGAGAAGCATTTATGTGGGCTGTAATCTGAGGTGCTGTCAATAGGCGGTTTCTAAGGCTGGTAATTCTAATAAACTTATCTGCTGCAGCAGAGGTAGCTCTTGGTCCTCCTTCCTGAGACAGTCCTCATGAGAGCTAGTTTCATCATAACGGTTGATGGTTTTGGTGACTGCACTTGGGGTTACATTGAGCTCTTGAGATTTTTTGGATTGACTGACCTAAATTTCTTAAAGCGGTcgtcggatgcccattttccacaagttgatatgattatttaaggtcttaatgaaaagtctataatatactttggttaaaaattctcaatggttgtgtaaaacaacctttttaccttgtcaaaatcagttcTGCAAGAATCTGccttctggttgaggctgcttttaatgttaatgagctctgctcgccccgccccctcttctctctgtggagtgacgagcctgtttgctttagccgctaaacttgctaactagcacgttattaggaaaggtgattgcagagattcctaaaaaaaaacctttatactcacttctgctgtgggtgaagctggatcacgaatgataagcatgaacatagacgcatttatgtagatcgagaggtgcattcccttcacaaacaaacttaatccactgcatcttcagcggctcagatgtcgggagtaaataacgaccactatgttcattactacatccagcaacacaacacctcaattcaaaacctcaatcgctcaatctgagatattcttgtctaacttacatccctcctccagcatcgaaacaatggaggtcggactgtgacagctgatctgaggtaagacgctcatgtcaatcaactattgcgGGAGTGgtctctgtcggtgtgacgccacactcgatttgaaaaaggggatattatttttacagattaattaaaaatcactgcatggatttttatcattatagggtagatttgtacatacactgccaacacacattaatgttcaaacaacatgaaaaagtgaactctgcatccgatgacccctaaAGTAATGATGCCTTTTCTCTTTACTTAAGAGAAACTTGTGTGTAATGATAGACTGAATATATGTTTAGGTCATATATGATAATATAGCGAGTAGCTCATACCTGACGTCATGCGCGGAGTGTACGGCGGTTCAGAGGAGAATCGCAGCATAGAGCGAGTGTATGTTGAACCATTGCGCAGTTGTTAATAAACAACCTTGAGTGGAAAATACCTGTATCGCCTCATCTATATGCCATCCTAACATTGCATTGTGTATGAAAgtcttaatttattattttttgaaatggatcagtttgttgtttttttaaagccttAAAAAAGGTTTGCAtatgtgttttatgttgtgaataatatttcatatagaGCTCATACTGGAGCTGGAAAGTGTTTTATTCAGAAGCCCAAACTaagcaaaaacatgcaaattgGTACAGctgctgatatttatataatcAAAAGATTATATTATTCTGATATCTCATAACATACATTAATGAGATTTACTTAACAGTAAAGAAGACCacttatataaaatgcatataaatatcagttgtcactCTTTATCTCCCAAGGAGGAGGAGCTGAGGGATCTGGCATATTCGAGACAGTTAGATGATATATAATGCTTAGTTTTATGATCAAAATACTTTAGTCTTTATTGTGgaagaaaaacatgtttttacagaAATGCTAAGTATGCCAAGGTAATCTATAAGCTGTTGAGATGAATGACCCTGAAGAGGCCCCACCAGACCAGTCTTGTGCATGTAACTGGGGCCAGCTGGTTGTACAGGTAAACCTTACTCCTCTGACCTCAGCAAACGCAACAGCGTCTAATGCCAAAGGCTTTAATCTTTAGCACCCCCTATCGCAAGTTAGAGCCCCACTTGCAGAAGGCCAAATGGAGCTAGTTACATGCATATAAAGTCTTCAGGCCATTAGTTCTATAAACAGCCCCTGAAACTGCAATCAAGGCTGTGAAATAGGAAGTCCTAGCGATTAAGTAGGAAGTCTTGGAGCTGTAATATTACCTCCGTAGCATCACCCTAGTCACTGACCAtgggtgtgtttcccaaaaatATAGTTAGCCAACTATGATTGCAAGTTCTATCATTACcatcataaaaatgacatatgGATTTAAATAGATAATAGCATTTCTAGTGTAAGTTTACATActcaaaaccacaaaaccagtcatgagatTATAtttatgctgaataaataatctttccattgatgtatggtttgttaggataggacaatatttggcggAGATACAACTgtatgaaaatctggaatctgagggtgaaaaaaatatatatatatattgagatAATCACCTTAAAAGTTGACAacaatgaagttcttagcaatgcatattactaattaaaaatttttgcggaaggaaatttgcaaaatatcctcatggaacatgatctttacttaatatcttaataatttttggcataaaagaaaactagatcattttgacccatacgatgcattgttggctattgctacaaacatacccatgctacttactactggttttgtggtccagagtcacaaatattatgaaatacaaatacatattcatgcaatttaaaaaaaaaaaagttaagactTATGGTGTAAAGAAAGTTTTATATCATTAGATTATAGATAAGAGGTCAAAAGTTATCTTCTTGCATTAACAAAAGCATTCGGGACGCTAAACAGTAATTTATTACCCTCCTTCGTTTTTCTCTTTAATTTCTTAAGCAAATGATCTAAGAAAATGTACAGTCTAaatgattgcatttttttttctgttaagcTCCATCTTTGAAATTTAATGGGTCATGAAGCCCAAAGACAGTTTCGGCGGCTCCCTTGATGTACTGACATACTGTTTagtgaaatgtaaaaatgtgtataagAGTAACGCAAGTTATCCGTTTTTAATCAGACAAATGGGCGTTTGTTGTAATGTTAATTGATTTATTCCCTTCAGCCACAGTGCACATATTTACAGTAACTGATCCAGTTGTTCCTAACCATGTTTCTGGAGCCCCAGGTTGACAACCAAGTGGCCACCCAAGAAACAATACAGCATCTATAAACAATACTGTGTTTTGGAATGAACAAAATCTGTATGTGTATATTCAAACCTCTACAGTGACCCAGTTGTTTCACATTATAACCTTGAAACAATCAGATgattaatctaaaataaatttataattggGTGTATAAGGCCAGTAAATTTTCATGTATTGATGATTAGTCCGACATGAtgaaaaccatgttttttgaaaccatgaagattttattttacaaatgtcaGGAGACATAATACAATTTTCTAGACAAAACCAATGTATAAACAGTTTATCATCATTACTAATTTACAGGGATTTGTTGTTAATTGTCAAAAAAAGTCACGTGTCAAAAAAATGAACGTCAATTGCTCCATTTATTTAAACTTGGCAAACATAAACAGCCATTGTTTGCAAATATTTACAAAGTTGTATTGTTTGTCTCTCTGATAGAGCAACAATAGTAATCAGATGAGAAAAATAACATCTGACATTGTAATTACACTGTAGGATTTCTTGCTGTTCAGAATGAATAGTTGGCAGGCCTGGGTACACAGACATGCAAATGGTGTTTAGAGTAGACAGGGAAGAAACCTAGTATACAAGAAATGTATacaactgcaatttttttttctgttttggtaATAGGTAAATGTCTCATCTGATCTGAAGTCTCCTGACTTGAATTGTGGATGTGCCGTTTATGTTTATGCCTTAAGCAGAAACTGTCATAGAAATCAGCTGgctaaaatgtaacaaaatgaaacgttcaggaaaaaaaaaaaaaaaaaaattaaaatctttttctCTTCAGAATCTCAGGTTTCCAATTAACCGGGTGGGATTCTTCAGtctgaaagataaaaaaaaataaataaataaaaatcaatgaaatgttaaaaaaggttttaataaaacaaaaatattacagtttacagCAGAACATTTCTTTTCCATctgataaaatatttcattataaatatatatttaaaaattcttctattattattattaatagtaattttgAGTAGAGTAAGAATTTATAGTGAATAAAGAACTTACAGCTGTGTCGTCCTCCT
This genomic window from Labeo rohita strain BAU-BD-2019 chromosome 1, IGBB_LRoh.1.0, whole genome shotgun sequence contains:
- the fgg gene encoding fibrinogen gamma chain; this translates as MASFMRVAVSILLLSTLTSAQRGDYSPPQDACNPNDGFGIYCPTTCGVADYLQRYKPNMDRELDQMEQDLEDIANLTKGAQDKVVYLRDTETQAQKQAPDTYIKKSTSMLDDILRFEKSILAQEDQLYQLQSILQANEKRITDLKQMSLQLDQICKEPCKDTVEIQSVTGKDCQDIANKGGKVSGLYYVKPARAPEAFLVYCEIDSFGRGWTVLQRRRDGSVDFNKNWVQYKEGFGYLSPDDKTEFWLGNEKIHLLSVQSSVPYILRIEMVDWDGNKKYADYATFKLGPEVDAYRLTYAYYFGGDAGDAFDGYDFGDDPSDKFYTSHNGMQFSTPDKDNDKFHQNCASEEGSGWWMNRCHAAHLNGKYYQGGKYTEKDTQNGYDNGIIWATWHSRWYSLKETTMKIIPINRIGVDGQHSGAKQFGGLGDI